TCACACCGTAACATGAACCACATGCAGTTGAAAATGACTTGTGAAAGAGATACTGTATACTTGCCCTGtcttttaaatgataaattcaAACTCTCTCTTGCTGACTCAGTGCGTATGGACACAAATCAGCAACACGAAACTCcacaaatgtggaaaaatatgTGAAACAAAAAGCTAGAAAAACCCACATTTTGCTGACTTTCACagaaaaattaattattattctgaatgaaaacaaggctgaattaaataaaaagatcTTTAAGGAAAtatattgttttgttatttctgATATACTTATATACTTCTAATGTATCAAAAAAAGAAGCTACAGGCTTGAAAAAAGGATAAAGGCGACATTGACTCTATACAAACACCTGAAATACATAGAgtataaacataaataattaaattaggTAAAAAGGAAATACAAAAATGCTAATATAAGTGACCTACAGAGCTTCAACAGATATGAAAGTGGCATACATTTTAAGGTCCAACAGGCTGTAGTCTTATAGTCAGTCAGTTGTTCTGCTCTTATCTGCCTAAATTCGCACTCTTTGAATAATCATCATTGTTTGAAACAGAGAAAGATTTCCAGGACTGATCAGTTATTTATTAGCAGGGGGAGGAGCAAACTACCTGTAAAAAATGGgatgtttttgcatattttggaTTTCCTCAACTCTGGACACAACCAGCCTACTGAGAGTTGCATGAAACTAACAGGGACCTTCCAAAGAAGATGTGACTGCATTTTGTTAAAATGGATGACTAAAAGGTTAAGTTTTGTAAACCCTGCCATAATTTGCACAACAGTACAATAGctctaactttcattctttctaGTGGCCAACAGGGGTTATCTCCTCTGGCTGCAAAAAAAGTCCAAGCTCTGTgaaagtctatgggaaaacaacCCTGCTGCTCACTTCAtcagtgacctcagtaaacactttcctgataagTTTATGACCTTGGTTGCTAAATTCAAGGATTTCTTCGGGCAGCATGTTGTTTggtttgtaaattatggtcccatttACGATCAAACAGACAATAAAACAGCGTGTGCTTTAAGGTGAGCCTTTTTTTGTGATTCGCAAGTTGCTACTGCATGAATGTGCACTTTCATGACCACCCCCTTTCCTCATGTCCTCTtccaaaacaccaaaatggctcatgAGACCTCAAGacaggacttcactaaccagtGGGTGACCACATGGTGGCTATGTTCATCTTTAGTATACAGTCTGTAATGCAGCCACAGCTTCATTAGCATCTGTCACAGCAGCTTCATTCAAACCCGGCTACATGATTGAGTCATGATTTGAAAACATGAAGAGCGTCAATATTGTGAATGTCTGAGTTCCACAGCTGGGGAGCAGAGCGGGAGAAAGCTCTGTTCCCCATGGTATGGAGGCGGGCAGAGGGCACAGTAAGgtggacagaagaggaagaccggagggtgcaggaggaggaggtgatgtgaaGAAGTTCGGCAAGAATTCTGAATTTAACTCGAAGCCAGTGGAGTTGCTGTAGGACTGGggtgatgtggtgaaatgaggggATTTTGGTGATAATGCAAGGGGCTGAGCTTTGATGTGACGCCTCCTCTTATCAAAATGGAAACATTAGATGACAGTGGGAATTGTGGAATGTATTGCATAAGACACAAGGCTGTTACtgttattacacaatagttcTTGCACTGGAATAACCAGATGACATCATATGAATATGAGCAGGTGCACACTGAAGAGTTCAGAGTCTGTTTTCACATTTTCGGTATATGATCATGTCTATTTGCTGCTCAGGCTGACAAGGCTAGCAGGTAAAGTGTGTACAGTCTAACAGACTGTGGAAATGTGCATATGGGTACAGCCGtaaactgaaggaaaaagacTATTTTCTATATGTTGAAGTACTCCTTTAGCATACAGTTAGCCTCATAAAATTGTTTCACATGCTCCCACAGCCCCCATGTATAAGAGATAAGTTGAGTCACCAACAGTTTTAGATTATCTTCTGGGTAGGTTGGAAATAAAGCAGGGGTggcataaatatttattttatcataCAACATACTGTACTTTTTTATAAACAGGGAGTAGATGGAGTAGTAGCATTAGATCACTGATGCCCAAGACCCTccacccaaccccccccccccccccccccccccccccccccccccccccccccccccccccccccccccacccccacacacacacacacacacagactgcagctcattaaaaattaaacacagaGATCATCCCGCATCACACCTCTATTACGTGGGTTATTTCAGCTTCCTGCAGTCAGATATTTGCAAAAAGGATTTATAACTACAATGGCTGTTCATCACACAAGCAAGTtataataaaaatcaataagGGTTTGAAAAGTCCATCTGTGTCACACCAGCTAATTCAAAGTTAAGCGCATGTTTGCTCCGATGTATGCCAATACAAAGTAGTTTTTAACCCCGGAGCCCTAGCTCATCATCTCAAGCTTATTAATAAAATACCATGAGAGCCTTAGAACATATTGCACCGCCACTCAGGGCCTTGATTATAATACCTACAAGCTGCATGCAGTTAAATAATTCAACAAGCCTGAGAACTGCCCATCACTCTGAAATTAACCCAGAAGAACAAAACGAAACCCAAAGAGCTAAATTTACTGACGGTGAAGACAGTTGTGTCTCAGTGGATGTAATGAGGCGTCAGTGCCCCCTGTAAGTTCTGTCAGCTGTGCCTTTCCTTGTATTTGTTACATGTGATGAAAGTTGAATGAGGAGAGATCATTTGGTTTCTCTGGGCAAAGTTAAATCCAAGCAGCACTGGCTAAGCTGACTCATGAAAGGCCTCTGTGAAGCACTTGCTACTACAGTACCTCATTAGCTCTAAGAGACATGAAAAATGATAGGCTGAAATAGCATTATGTGCCAAAGTTGCAGACAAAGCCAGTTTCTATTTTTGTGAGGAACTACTTCGTGTGGTCAAAGCTAGAACTAAGCCACTCCTTAATGTAATTACACATACATCAGTGATATAGCACGCTACACTGTGGGCCTACAAGGACCTCAGCGGGCaccataaaaatataatatggTTAACAAATCTCATGAAGTCAACATGCTGCCAGAGCCAACAACCTACAGTAATTTTCCCTCCAGACAAAGTCATACACTGAAACTGGATTGTGTGTTAAGGCCAAATATTAAATTATGTTATTTTTCTTAGCATCTGAGGGGTTTTAGTTTTCCCAGCTGCATATAAATTCATTATATTCTCTTGAAATCTTTACTTAAAAGGAATAGTAATGAAATATACTTATTAAATTTCCTGCTAGGACTCAAATAAGAAGATCAATTTTGTTACCCAATCAATATAAAGTTAGAGCCAGGAGGTTGTTAGTCTAGACTAGAAGTGAACAGAAGAAACTGTCTTAAGGCACCAAAAACCACATTGCTTTTAAAAGTCAACAATCATTAACACCTCTACAGAAAAATGCCAAATTTATAATGTGTGCTTTTTAATAACAAACAGTTTAATCATATAGCTTTTACGATGCACCCAGATTTAAAGCTTTTAATTGGATAGCTTTTCTCAGCATAAAGCCAGTAAAGCCTGTATAAATCTCCCCTTGTAATTTCAGCTGGTCTGTATAAATGCTGTATAAGCCTTGCCATCAAAAGGCACGAAGCCTACCGACACAGTCAAAGCCAGAAAACAACCATTTTGGAGGTGCATTCAACTCATTACGGTTATTACTGTCTTATTATTAGCACAAAGTTGACCTACGCAatagacagaaaacaaaattaaaactaatttgGAGATTTATTTCAGTCTCTGCCAACTCGTGGTAGAAATACACTGACCAGATACTTCAATAAGTACACCTTATTAGTACTCCCTTTTGGAGTTGGATCTGTcttaatttttcatggcatagattcaaaaaGATGGTAGAAACAGTCCTCAGAGATTATTCTCCATACTCACATGGGAGCATCACACAGCTACTGTAGATCTGTAGGCTGACAAACAGCTGACAAATTTGTgactctcccattccaccatgcccaaaggtgctctattagatTGTAAACTGGTGAGTGTGGCAGTCATTTGAGTATGCtgagctcattgtcatgttcaagaaaccagtctgagctGATCTAAGCTTTGTGACACAGTTTGTTATCTTGTTGGAAGCAGCCAGCAGAGGTTGGGTACTCTGTGGTCATAAGAGATGGACTTGATGGCAACAATAATAAGGTAGGCTGTGgaatttaaacaatgctcagtttgtACTAAGTGGCCcaaagtgtccaaagaaaatgtCCCCCATACCATTCCACCACCACCCTGAAcagctgatacaaggcaggatacATGCTTTCAGACCAGGCAACACTTTTCCAATCTTCCATTGTCCAATTAGCTGACAGTAGTGGTACCCAATGTAGTCTTCTTTTGCTGTAGCCCACCTGCTTCAAGGCTCAACGTGTTGTGAGTTCAGAGATACTCTTCTGCATGCCTTAGTTGTAATGAGTGGTGAgatacttacttacttacttagaCTTAGATCCACCGATTCCGTGGGGATCATTGGGCAGCAATAAGTCGTCTCCATCCAGACCAATCCTGGGCAAGTGTCTTGGAATTGCCCCAGCTGATTCCTTGGTGTCTGAGATCGCCTTGGATGTTCCACCTGCAGGTCATCGCATGTACCAGGCTGAACTCCACCACTGTCTGGTCCCAAGCCCAGAATACAAAAGAGGGTTGGGCACAGGGTTAGCACCCCAACCCCATAAAAAACAGAAACGCCATCACAAAGATTTCATAACCACCCACAGAGGAAtgatagcacacacacacctgagtgcGAATGACAGAAGGAAACTCCCCAATAAGCAGGATCCTGTATGCCAAATCTATTTGAGCTACCCCTGTCTTCAAATCAGCCcaaagcagtctggtcattctcctctggccTCTGATATCAACAAGACATTGTCACctagagaactgctgctcactggacattttcgcttttttggaccattctctttAAACCTTAGAGATGGCTGTATGTAAAAATCCCATTAGATCAGCTGTTTCTGAAAGACCAGGCTATCCGGCGCCAACAACCACACCATATTCAAAGTAACTTAAATCACTTCTGATTCTTGACCAtttctacatgtctaaatgcactgagtcaCTGCCATGTAATTGGCGGATTAGATATTTCTGTTCtcaaacaggtgtacctaatgatcCATCTCTAGCTGTGTGGTCAGCTGCTATCTTCATCTGTCAGCTGCTGTTGGCCAGATGTGTGCACagtattgtttttttctgcagcacAAAGTCTTTGGTAGTGCCAcaatatgtatttttatgatTAATAAATAAGTTAATCATAACATAGGTTTTATAATGCATCAGGATTGAAGGAAGGAAACTTTCCCCCCAGTAAAGACAGTAAAGtgcggcagaattaaaaaaaactaatccATCCTAACTAACTCATAATATCACAGCTCCATATTTGTATTACAAAGACTAGTTGTCCTCCTTTACATGCTAAAAATAGTTCTGGCCATATCAGTGGATTACATCATAAAAATATGCAGATCCATGAAGAAACCAAGGCCTAATGACTAGTCCAAGTCACATGCTCATGAGGCAGGCAGCATGAGAGCAGAACAAGGTTACAGGTGGAATTTCCcgtctctcctttctctctgacGTCATGTCCAACGGCAGCGGTTCACTCCTGCTGCTGCCTAGCAATCAAACATGTTTGACAAGGTGATACTCAGGTGTCAACAGCTCGGGTTAGTTCAGCAGCAGCGTACAATTAAGGAACTTTGCAATCAGCAGTTCCCCTGCAAGCCTTTAACAGAAAACAGACCAACCTGGGTATTTCTCtacatgtggaaaaaaaaggggaagttcaacagttttgtttctcttttcacaAGTCAGTTCCTGCATTTATGCAAGTCATTTGAGGTTTCAGCATTCCCATATGATCATTTGTTTGGTCAAAGCATATGAACATTGCCATCTTGTGGTTATTTCTAATGCATTAATTTACACCTAGAAGAGAGGATCATTAAGTAGACTTGGTGGCCCTGAGAAAATGTGTGTCATTACGCAGTTTTTAACATTGAAAGTCAATGCGTGGGTGTTAAAGCACCCGATAACAGAACATTATATTAACTCGTGATACTCAAACATCTCTGAGATTTGTAAGAAGTTTGACTTGTTTTCAAAGATTACCACATACCAacttgcaaaagaaaaaaaaaaaaaaagccactgtaTTCCCTCTCTGTAGCAAGGCTGCTCTGAAAGCTTTTGTGAAACTGGAGTGCGGCTTTCTAAATGGAATAAGAGCTTAGTTCTCTTTTTTGTGCAGTTAAATCAATATCCAGAAGACCATTAAGCCAGACGAATACATCTTGAGCAAGGAGAAGTATCTGATGTCTGAGGAGCCCTCCATCACTTAAGGAAGCACAATGGCTCTCCATTGTTGTCCTCAGTCATCTTCACACTCCTCAGCTGctcaggctgctgatggtgaCATCACTGTCACAAGATAAGAAGGCTACCAGGACTGCTTTTTAGCCTACACCACATTGTGCTCTATCCGCAGAGTGTGCAAACCCACACAGCTGAAGCCTGTGCAACATTAAAGCAATgaaaagcagagaggagagggacAAAGTGTGGGCAGCAGCATAGCAAGATGTTCCTAAAACAAGGGGCACATGCTTGAAACAAACAAGATGACTCCACACTGGAGTATATTTGGAAAGTCTTGTTCAGGATAATTGCTTTCAGTGGATTGAAGTTTCCAATTATCCACAAGCCTCTGCCGTGTTCCCACCATGGGAAGTCTAAAGGGGAGAGGGTGGGTGAAGGACTGGTGGGTCCAGCTGGTCCCGTCTCTAGTGGGGCTGTCAAACTAAAAGCTCTtaacccacccccaccccctctgcGTCAGGGCCTCCTGCTCTGAAGGGCCGGCCAATCTGATGGTGTTTGTCGCTCCCATGATACAAGCATCTCagcacaaaaatgtaaacatctgGCAAACATTTAGACTCACTACAGAATAGGGTTGAGCATCACTTCTGTCAAGCATGTTGGATCTATATTTGCGCAAATCAGTAAACCTTAATGTATCCCCTAGGAGAGGAGACCCAGTGAAGATGCCTCAGGGTGTTTCAGTGCCACTTAGTTTATCATAGCCTATATTTCAGGGAATAATGAAAATTGTACATAATTTCCTAGATGTTGAAATTACACATTTAAACAGCTCATGCGGTGCaggccaaaaacaaaaagattacCTGCTTAGTGCAGACATGAAAAATTACAAACGGCTGCGGAATTTTGAAATTTATGCTTAGAAAATTATTCAGATGAGCAGTCATTTCACCTGTAATCTCTTTTAATTGAAGTCTGAGATAGAAGATATACCAATATGGATATTGTAGTGCTCTGAGTGGCTAGTTATGCACAGACTCTCATTTGCCACACTTCCTAGGCCTGGCGTTAGTGCAGCTGACCCGGGGTCAAGGCTATATCTGCCATAAtggaggagaaaatgaaagctCACTTCTAGTAAAACACAAGtggagacaaaagaaagtgCGCTGGTATTCTTCTGTTATAACCGATCTGTATGATTTTCACACACTcaaagagacacagacacaccatGTAGTCACATGCCAGCTGACTGGCACAAGGGGAGTCACAAAATTTTATGGAGTAGTAAGCCTGGCAGAGCAAAGCCCCTGCAGGTCGTGTGCCAGCGTCTAGTACATCGTATGAGTTCAgttatgtttctttttagtgcATTTAAAGCCATTCAAACTGTTACATGTGGTGACAAAACTCATTATTTCCAGTTTccattgaaagaaaaaaatatatacattaaagCGATCTCAGCGTTAGCAGCGCCGCTGTTAGTCACAAGAAAACAAGCAATTACTGTAAAACATTCCGTTTAAATCCCACATGTACTTACCCAGCAGAAGTTATCAGTAGATTATATTCCCCGGTTTTATATAGGCAGTTAGAAGAGGTtgctctcatatatatatatatatataaatatattaaaaaaaaaaaacgacaacGTTATCAAAACATCCCTGGAGCGAGTTGGAGACTAATGGTGCTACTGCTACATCATCGCACAGTCACCGGTCAGCTTACCCTCCTGCTGCTTTCGTGTACTTGCTGACACAAGGTCGAGTTTTCTCCGGCGGAGGGTGATGCGTGGGGAATTCCTAGCAGTCACATTTTCCTGGGAAATAACTGGCCGCCACCAAAGTTTTCCTGAAGCCTGGCAGTAGGACGCGAGTCCAAAGGAGACGGAAGAGGTTTATGAGCTAAAGTCgttttgaaaaaaaagtttttaagtgTTCGCATCATAGCCCATTtcttaaaaagcacaaaatagtCCATATATATTGTAAACGTAATGGATAAAGTGTCATTTGCGTGTGTCAAAGTTGGGTTTGGCGCTCTAGGTTATCTAAACGTTAAACAAGCTGGTATCAAGGCGACGGTGAAATTATTTTACTAAACCGTTACGCAGTCGCAGGTGCGATTTTACAGACAACTCAAAGCTTCAAACACGATGTACTTAGATTAAGTTGCAAAAGAGAAAATGGCGGTTTTACATGCTAAAGTTTGGGTTTGGCTTGAGTAGAGTTTGATTTCTCCTGTGCTGTGTTGATATTACGACAGGCGTCAGCACGGGGAGATAAAAGTGGGAACAGGCATCTTCCGGGAATGTCCAAGCCCTTCAGAGATGAGAACAACTGACGATAACTCCCCAACGGGCGGGGCCGATTCCCTGGAAATATTGAGCGCATGCTGTGGTAGACATTCCAAATAGCACAAAAAATGTATGACTAAATGGTTGTATATGTGGTTTGCGCTGCTGTCAATGTGAGATACTCTTAAATGCTGGAATTTGAAACAAAATCATGTGTTCCCATACCGGGAGTCGAACCCGGGCCGCCTGGGTGAAAACCAGGAATCCTAACCGCTAGACCATATGGGAAAGTTGAGATACGTAGTCGGTTATATTGATTTTCTAGTACTTAAACAGGTGACATTTATGTATTATTATCACTATTACTATTAACCTAATGATCTATTATATTTGCCATACATTAAACGTTTATGTTTCACTGTCATAGGTTTAAGAATGCCGTGTTTTGGTTTGATGTAATGTATAATTTACAACACCTGGGAACTAGGCACCATCTAGCGGTCTTTCGATAGAACTGTACATTAAACCCTCAAAATACCTTGTCTTAGCCACGGGCTACACCTAAAGTAACTGACCTAATTGGTTATGTATCGAATAGATTATTAAATTAACAGAGTCAGTAATGAATAGGAGGAGAAACAGAAGACAGAGCTGCTTGTGAAACGTTAGCGTGTCCTGATCAACTAATACGGGTGCAAACATATGACGTAATTCTCACTGGAATAGTTCAAGTGTAGAGACGGGGTTCACCGAGCTACATAAAAACGCTCTGGTGATATTTACAACgacattcattttgtttatacACGTAATagaaaaattcaaaaatatCACTCTGGTTCCAGTTTTTACTGTGGCTTCATGTGGCTTTATAGTTTTTCCAATTTCGACGCAGGCGGCGTGAGTTCTTCCTTTTGTGTATTTGGTGCAGTCCTCAGATTGGAGAGGGGCAGCCAAATATTTGACAAACTAGCAGCAATCGTTTAGCTTAGCCAGCTAAGAGTTGAAATAATACCccgatttaaaaaaacaacacacatttctTTAAGTTTGACCTGATAGGGTGTTTGTTAAGGATTTGGGTTTCCGTTTAAACAAGATGTCAACTCCAGCAAGACGACGTTTAATGAGAGATTTTAAACGGTAAGCGaaaggaaaacaacagagaAGTAGCTAACGTTAGCCTCCTGCCGCTAGCTTGCTAGCGTTAGCCGAAACGGCAATCAAAACTACCACACCGTCATTAAATAACAACAATGAAACACAGAGTCTTATGAACACGAGTGGGTTATAAGTTGGTTTAACGTCCCTTGAATTTCGGGTAGTAGTAACTATTGTATGACTGGTAAACCCTTGATATATAATGATAATTACTGGTGGAGCGCTGACACCGGTGTTAGCAAGGCATCCGGGAGTAGTAACGTTCAGGTAGTACAACTTAAGAGTCCCGACTCATTTTAGATGTACTAAATGAGACAATCACCAAACATCTAGCCGCCGAATTAATATATGATTTCAGCTGGATGTGCTTTTAACTGGTAATTAAGGGTAGTCAGACCGAGTGACCAGGTGGCCCTTCACAGCCAGGTGAAACGTTTGGGTAGACTGTCAAGCACACACCGATCATGACACCTCCTATCCCCGGGCCTTGACAGACGGCTACCTGAGCCCGAGGATCAGCAACCATCTGCCATGCAGTCTAAAAACCTCCATAGCACGTGGTTTTTTCACAGTATGTTCCAGCGgaacagtgtttgtgtccacTGAGCCCAACATTTAATCCTAGCTGACCCACTGTTACACTATATTTATAGTATTGACAGCATGATTAGGGGGCTAAAATGATACAGATTAATAAAACACAGGTATGCGGTTGTAATGGCCCTTAAGATacgttttttcctgtttgtttgtttgtttgcagtattctgtttttttgctaCCTAGCATCATTAATCCAAAAAGTTGGTAAATTCCTGTGTCACGGTAGCCAGAAATATTAAACACAGCCCATAAAACATGACTTAAATAATAAGGtaataattacagaaaagaaGGAACACAATGAAATAGAAATGGTGAAATAAAATAAGTCATTGagcttaaatataaaaaattaattagttATAGGTGTGAGATTGGAAAGATTTTCCATGTCCTTACTAGTGGCAGCAGAGCTGAAACAGATATTAGAGAAATTGTATTATCAGTAGTGTGTTTGATGACCCAaacttatatttttttaatatgctgcCCAGTGGTGAGGTTGTTATTGTTAAAGATCTGTCTCAGCCTTCTTTAAGAATACAGTTGCCAGTCATTCTGCCAATTTGTACATTAGGAGcttcactttcagttttaaataCTTCAATTACCTGCCCTCCTGACCCACATCATGgataataatattaatgactttgattttcatgctttgtttaaatcattttctttgGGTGTGATGTAACTGTGTCAGGCTGCAAGAGGACCCTCCAGCTGGAGTTAGTGGAGCCCCGTCAGAAAACAATATCATGGTATGGAATGCTGTCATTTTTGGGTAAGTTGCTTTTTAAAAGCTATATCAGATATGCTGAGACAAATGAATGAGTGATAAAGCCATAGTCTGTATGCTGGATTTGTGGCTGTTGTGAAGAGTGTTAGATTTCTTTGGGGCTTTTTGCAAGGTAATTTATACCCTGTTTGTGTCTTGTCTTTTAGACCTGAGGGAACACCTTTTGAAGATGGTAAGACCTCTCCGAAGCACTTTACATCCACATAATTTATCTTCCCAACCCTGTTCTGACATTAACCCAGCAATAATTCACACTGACTCTTAAGCATAGGGCTTTGGCAGTTAGGTCATATGATTGGTATGGTTTTGAGTAAATTTTAGTgggtggatttctttttttttccttcttcttcttttttttttcttttttgccaggGAACAACTACTTATCAGATTTTCTACATAGAGCAGATGGTGTATGGAATGTGTTTCAATATTTAAACCCACAGTAAATTATTGTTTGTCTTGGATTGGCACCATTTTGCTACAAGAGCCAGTTTCTTATCAGTAATTTGGCAGCTGAGTTACAAAACTGATAAAGTCTTACCCTGGAGTTAGTACGGTCAGAGGTCACAAGTTGACTTGATTACTGTAATGTActgatttaatttctttttttttttcttttcaacaatgtctttaatattttaaaaacaatcaaaacagtaacaaaaacAAGACAGTCCTCTTACCAATATACATGCTAATCTATGTCCAAACACTtcctgctttcctttttttttttaaattgcatatttagagaaaagaaaattgggccattttaattcatattatttatttctttcaggAACCTTCAAACTTACCATTGAATTCACAGAGGAATATCCAAATAAACCTCCGACAGTGCGATTTGTCTCCAAATGTTTCATCCAAATGGTATGTACTAAAAAATTCAGTATGATAAATTTAATGTTATGGCtatcttttgttttgaaatctTAATGTCATATATTCTTGAATGCTCTTTTGCAGTGTATGCAGATGGCAGCATATGCTTAGATATTCTTCAGAATCGCTGGAGTCCAACCTATGATGTGTCCTCAATCTTAACTTCAATACAGGTATCCTCCCACTTTCCAAGTAATAATTGTCCAGCTCTCTGAAGTGACTCGTGtcataaaattttattataaacCTAACCCGCGGGCATTCTCTGTTGTGTATTCAAAGTCTTTACTGGATGAGCCAAACCCAAACAGTCCTGCCAACAGCCAAGCAGCCCAGCTCTACCAGGAAAACAAACGGGAGTACGAGAAAAGGGTTTCTGCTATTGTTGAACAGAGTTGGCGTGACTGTTGACCCCTGTTATCGTTGGAGTATGAACAGTGTCCAGCCCAGAATCAAGAAAACACTGATCAAGAAAACCGACCGATCTCACCAAAATGAAATGACGCATCTTAAAATCCTTCAGTATATTTGTCCCCTAACTGTTGCAAAGTTTGTATGCCGTTGTGTTGTGGCATTCACTCCTGCTGAATGCTATTGTTGGGCAATAGCGTATGTTTGGTCAAAGTTAATGTACCTTGTTATATCCGGGTTACTTGCCACATGCCccaacaatctttttttttttttttcgttctcTCAGCTGTCACTTTTCTACCCTTTATTCATAATGAAGTAATGTGGTTGAATGATAGGGCAAGAGATAATTAGATGTGCTTGCTGTGTGGTTTGCTGTGTAGATACCGGCAGttcatatttacaaaaaaaagcaaagctgttcaTGGGTGTTTTGGGGCTgactgttttggttttgtttctgccTATCAAAAGCCTTTAAGAGGGATAGAAAGTTAGCCTGGCATGGACATCCATCCCTCTTACAACTCAGCAGATGCCTTTTGGGGGTCATTTTCTCTCAGCTTTTCTTGTAAAGCCATGCTTTtgatttcaaaaagaaaatcttcTAAGCAAGCAATTGTCCCTCTTCAGTACAGAAACAGGATATTTAGTACCCTGTCCAAGCACTTAACTTTGTTTCATAAGGCTGACTTTTTAAACCTGTGTGAACATTTCTATGCTATTTTACAATCTTGGAAATCAGCTGCCACAAAAAGCTGATTAAACTGTTTTAAACAGAATGTTGTCCATTTTCAGATTATAAACCTTTGCACCAGTAACCCATGTAACAAACTGTACATTttcttgtaaataaaataaatatacaccATTTGTCTGCTGCTTATTTCGTaaccccaaaacaacaaaatattctTCTGAATTAATTTCAGCTTCTTGATGGTtgtcagttttaatttattcactCATTACAGCTGTGAAAACAAGCAGACACGTTGACTGTACTCACATAAACCAACACATCTGACATTAACAAAGATCACAGCTTACAATGTGAATATTTTCTGCTCATGGATGCAGCTCTTGTAC
The sequence above is a segment of the Archocentrus centrarchus isolate MPI-CPG fArcCen1 chromosome 10, fArcCen1, whole genome shotgun sequence genome. Coding sequences within it:
- the LOC115786585 gene encoding LOW QUALITY PROTEIN: ubiquitin-conjugating enzyme E2 A (The sequence of the model RefSeq protein was modified relative to this genomic sequence to represent the inferred CDS: inserted 1 base in 1 codon); translation: MSTPARRRLMRDFKRLQEDPPAGVSGAPSENNIMVWNAVIFGPEGTPFEDGTFKLTIEFTEEYPNKPPTVRFVSXMFHPNVYADGSICLDILQNRWSPTYDVSSILTSIQSLLDEPNPNSPANSQAAQLYQENKREYEKRVSAIVEQSWRDC